The Chiloscyllium punctatum isolate Juve2018m chromosome 30, sChiPun1.3, whole genome shotgun sequence genome includes a region encoding these proteins:
- the LOC140455476 gene encoding class I histocompatibility antigen, F10 alpha chain-like isoform X6 — MYTIVSGGQDFPEVTGVAVVNGIQTSYFDSDTRRCVPRQQFLADSLSMKFWDDATDLTITHTGLAKENLKSILERTNQTSGIHTLQWIRSVEVSEDGSVKRLMRFGFDGKDFINLESDRMRWIASNHFAVMLKEKWDSDQAWNNYWESYLQGTSVECLNRYLEAGKEYFTRKVQPEVFISRREPSRQDKPFVLSCLATRFYPVDIEVTWLRNGEVMSETQSSGVRPNHDGTHQIQKEIEINAGDEDQYSCQIEHSSLAEAQLYQWEIRQNSVEHIYLVILIGLLAAMAVIFGIIIWKRHWRGSPSGTYTTAPS; from the exons ATGTACACAATTGTCTCAGGGGGACAAGATTTCCCTGAGGTCACTGGTGTTGCGGTGGTCAACGGAATACAAACAAGTTACTTTGACAGTGATACCCGTCGCTGTGTCCCCAGGCAGCAGTTCCTGGCTGATTCACTCAGTATGAAATTCTGGGACGATGCTACAGACTTGACAATCACACACACCGGGCTGGCAAAGGAGAATCTGAAATCTATCTTGGAAAGGACAAATCAGACTTCAG GAATTCACACTCTCCAATGGATACGTTCTGTTGAGGTCAGTGAAGATGGCTCTGTGAAGAGATTGATGAGATTTGGATTTGATGGAAAGGACTTTATTAATTTAGAGTCAGACAGAATGCGATGGATTGCATCCAATCACTTTGCAGTGATGCTGAAAGAGAAATGGGATTCGGATCAAGCCTGGAACAACTACTGGGAATCATATCTGCAAGGAACATCTGTTGAATGTTTAAATAGATATCTGGAAGCTGGAAAGGAATATTTCACAAGGAAAG TTCAGCCTGAAGTGTTCATCTCCAGGAGGGAGCCCAGTCGCCAGGACAAGCCATTCGTTCTCTCCTGCCTGGCCACTAGGTTTTATCCTGTAGACATTGAGGTGACCTGGCTAAGGAATGGAGAGGTCATGTCTGAGACCCAATCCTCAGGGGTTCGACCGAACCACGATGGGACCCATCAGATCCAGAAAGAGATTGAGATCAATGCTGGGGATGAGGATCAATATTCCTGTCAAATTGAACACAGCAGCCTGGCAGAGGCCCAGCTCTATCAGTGGG AAATCCGACAAAACAGTGTGGAACATATCTATCTTGTAATTTTGATTGGATTATTGGCTGCAATGGCTGTAATATTCGGAATAATCATCTGGAAAAGGCACTGGAGAG GTTCACCAAGTGGGACCTACACAACAGCTCCCA GTTGA
- the LOC140455476 gene encoding class I histocompatibility antigen, F10 alpha chain-like isoform X7, whose protein sequence is MLLILLSISLCFSRVSPETNSHTIMYTIVSGGQDFPEVTGVAVVNGIQTSYFDSDTRRCVPRQQFLADSLSMKFWDDATDLTITHTGLAKENLKSILERTNQTSGIHTLQWIRSVEVSEDGSVKRLMRFGFDGKDFINLESDRMRWIASNHFAVMLKEKWDSDQAWNNYWESYLQGTSVECLNRYLEAGKEYFTRKVQPEVFISRREPSRQDKPFVLSCLATRFYPVDIEVTWLRNGEVMSETQSSGVRPNHDGTHQIQKEIEINAGDEDQYSCQIEHSSLAEAQLYQWGSPSGTYTTAPS, encoded by the exons ATGTTGCTGAtccttctctccatctccctgtgttTTTCCCGGGTCTCTCCCG AGACTAACTCACACACGATCATGTACACAATTGTCTCAGGGGGACAAGATTTCCCTGAGGTCACTGGTGTTGCGGTGGTCAACGGAATACAAACAAGTTACTTTGACAGTGATACCCGTCGCTGTGTCCCCAGGCAGCAGTTCCTGGCTGATTCACTCAGTATGAAATTCTGGGACGATGCTACAGACTTGACAATCACACACACCGGGCTGGCAAAGGAGAATCTGAAATCTATCTTGGAAAGGACAAATCAGACTTCAG GAATTCACACTCTCCAATGGATACGTTCTGTTGAGGTCAGTGAAGATGGCTCTGTGAAGAGATTGATGAGATTTGGATTTGATGGAAAGGACTTTATTAATTTAGAGTCAGACAGAATGCGATGGATTGCATCCAATCACTTTGCAGTGATGCTGAAAGAGAAATGGGATTCGGATCAAGCCTGGAACAACTACTGGGAATCATATCTGCAAGGAACATCTGTTGAATGTTTAAATAGATATCTGGAAGCTGGAAAGGAATATTTCACAAGGAAAG TTCAGCCTGAAGTGTTCATCTCCAGGAGGGAGCCCAGTCGCCAGGACAAGCCATTCGTTCTCTCCTGCCTGGCCACTAGGTTTTATCCTGTAGACATTGAGGTGACCTGGCTAAGGAATGGAGAGGTCATGTCTGAGACCCAATCCTCAGGGGTTCGACCGAACCACGATGGGACCCATCAGATCCAGAAAGAGATTGAGATCAATGCTGGGGATGAGGATCAATATTCCTGTCAAATTGAACACAGCAGCCTGGCAGAGGCCCAGCTCTATCAGTGGG GTTCACCAAGTGGGACCTACACAACAGCTCCCA GTTGA
- the LOC140455476 gene encoding class I histocompatibility antigen, F10 alpha chain-like isoform X4 produces the protein MLLILLSISLCFSRVSPETNSHTIMYTIVSGGQDFPEVTGVAVVNGIQTSYFDSDTRRCVPRQQFLADSLSMKFWDDATDLTITHTGLAKENLKSILERTNQTSGIHTLQWIRSVEVSEDGSVKRLMRFGFDGKDFINLESDRMRWIASNHFAVMLKEKWDSDQAWNNYWESYLQGTSVECLNRYLEAGKEYFTRKVQPEVFISRREPSRQDKPFVLSCLATRFYPVDIEVTWLRNGEVMSETQSSGVRPNHDGTHQIQKEIEINAGDEDQYSCQIEHSSLAEAQLYQWEIRQNSVEHIYLVILIGLLAAMAVIFGIIIWKRHWRG, from the exons ATGTTGCTGAtccttctctccatctccctgtgttTTTCCCGGGTCTCTCCCG AGACTAACTCACACACGATCATGTACACAATTGTCTCAGGGGGACAAGATTTCCCTGAGGTCACTGGTGTTGCGGTGGTCAACGGAATACAAACAAGTTACTTTGACAGTGATACCCGTCGCTGTGTCCCCAGGCAGCAGTTCCTGGCTGATTCACTCAGTATGAAATTCTGGGACGATGCTACAGACTTGACAATCACACACACCGGGCTGGCAAAGGAGAATCTGAAATCTATCTTGGAAAGGACAAATCAGACTTCAG GAATTCACACTCTCCAATGGATACGTTCTGTTGAGGTCAGTGAAGATGGCTCTGTGAAGAGATTGATGAGATTTGGATTTGATGGAAAGGACTTTATTAATTTAGAGTCAGACAGAATGCGATGGATTGCATCCAATCACTTTGCAGTGATGCTGAAAGAGAAATGGGATTCGGATCAAGCCTGGAACAACTACTGGGAATCATATCTGCAAGGAACATCTGTTGAATGTTTAAATAGATATCTGGAAGCTGGAAAGGAATATTTCACAAGGAAAG TTCAGCCTGAAGTGTTCATCTCCAGGAGGGAGCCCAGTCGCCAGGACAAGCCATTCGTTCTCTCCTGCCTGGCCACTAGGTTTTATCCTGTAGACATTGAGGTGACCTGGCTAAGGAATGGAGAGGTCATGTCTGAGACCCAATCCTCAGGGGTTCGACCGAACCACGATGGGACCCATCAGATCCAGAAAGAGATTGAGATCAATGCTGGGGATGAGGATCAATATTCCTGTCAAATTGAACACAGCAGCCTGGCAGAGGCCCAGCTCTATCAGTGGG AAATCCGACAAAACAGTGTGGAACATATCTATCTTGTAATTTTGATTGGATTATTGGCTGCAATGGCTGTAATATTCGGAATAATCATCTGGAAAAGGCACTGGAGAG GTTGA
- the LOC140455476 gene encoding class I histocompatibility antigen, F10 alpha chain-like isoform X2 produces MLLILLSISLCFSRVSPETNSHTIMYTIVSGGQDFPEVTGVAVVNGIQTSYFDSDTRRCVPRQQFLADSLSMKFWDDATDLTITHTGLAKENLKSILERTNQTSGIHTLQWIRSVEVSEDGSVKRLMRFGFDGKDFINLESDRMRWIASNHFAVMLKEKWDSDQAWNNYWESYLQGTSVECLNRYLEAGKEYFTRKVQPEVFISRREPSRQDKPFVLSCLATRFYPVDIEVTWLRNGEVMSETQSSGVRPNHDGTHQIQKEIEINAGDEDQYSCQIEHSSLAEAQLYQWEIRQNSVEHIYLVILIGLLAAMAVIFGIIIWKRHWRGSPSGTYTTAPS; encoded by the exons ATGTTGCTGAtccttctctccatctccctgtgttTTTCCCGGGTCTCTCCCG AGACTAACTCACACACGATCATGTACACAATTGTCTCAGGGGGACAAGATTTCCCTGAGGTCACTGGTGTTGCGGTGGTCAACGGAATACAAACAAGTTACTTTGACAGTGATACCCGTCGCTGTGTCCCCAGGCAGCAGTTCCTGGCTGATTCACTCAGTATGAAATTCTGGGACGATGCTACAGACTTGACAATCACACACACCGGGCTGGCAAAGGAGAATCTGAAATCTATCTTGGAAAGGACAAATCAGACTTCAG GAATTCACACTCTCCAATGGATACGTTCTGTTGAGGTCAGTGAAGATGGCTCTGTGAAGAGATTGATGAGATTTGGATTTGATGGAAAGGACTTTATTAATTTAGAGTCAGACAGAATGCGATGGATTGCATCCAATCACTTTGCAGTGATGCTGAAAGAGAAATGGGATTCGGATCAAGCCTGGAACAACTACTGGGAATCATATCTGCAAGGAACATCTGTTGAATGTTTAAATAGATATCTGGAAGCTGGAAAGGAATATTTCACAAGGAAAG TTCAGCCTGAAGTGTTCATCTCCAGGAGGGAGCCCAGTCGCCAGGACAAGCCATTCGTTCTCTCCTGCCTGGCCACTAGGTTTTATCCTGTAGACATTGAGGTGACCTGGCTAAGGAATGGAGAGGTCATGTCTGAGACCCAATCCTCAGGGGTTCGACCGAACCACGATGGGACCCATCAGATCCAGAAAGAGATTGAGATCAATGCTGGGGATGAGGATCAATATTCCTGTCAAATTGAACACAGCAGCCTGGCAGAGGCCCAGCTCTATCAGTGGG AAATCCGACAAAACAGTGTGGAACATATCTATCTTGTAATTTTGATTGGATTATTGGCTGCAATGGCTGTAATATTCGGAATAATCATCTGGAAAAGGCACTGGAGAG GTTCACCAAGTGGGACCTACACAACAGCTCCCA GTTGA
- the LOC140455476 gene encoding class I histocompatibility antigen, F10 alpha chain-like isoform X3, protein MWKRLNERAGSSLSETNSHTIMYTIVSGGQDFPEVTGVAVVNGIQTSYFDSDTRRCVPRQQFLADSLSMKFWDDATDLTITHTGLAKENLKSILERTNQTSGIHTLQWIRSVEVSEDGSVKRLMRFGFDGKDFINLESDRMRWIASNHFAVMLKEKWDSDQAWNNYWESYLQGTSVECLNRYLEAGKEYFTRKVQPEVFISRREPSRQDKPFVLSCLATRFYPVDIEVTWLRNGEVMSETQSSGVRPNHDGTHQIQKEIEINAGDEDQYSCQIEHSSLAEAQLYQWEIRQNSVEHIYLVILIGLLAAMAVIFGIIIWKRHWRGSPSGTYTTAPS, encoded by the exons AGACTAACTCACACACGATCATGTACACAATTGTCTCAGGGGGACAAGATTTCCCTGAGGTCACTGGTGTTGCGGTGGTCAACGGAATACAAACAAGTTACTTTGACAGTGATACCCGTCGCTGTGTCCCCAGGCAGCAGTTCCTGGCTGATTCACTCAGTATGAAATTCTGGGACGATGCTACAGACTTGACAATCACACACACCGGGCTGGCAAAGGAGAATCTGAAATCTATCTTGGAAAGGACAAATCAGACTTCAG GAATTCACACTCTCCAATGGATACGTTCTGTTGAGGTCAGTGAAGATGGCTCTGTGAAGAGATTGATGAGATTTGGATTTGATGGAAAGGACTTTATTAATTTAGAGTCAGACAGAATGCGATGGATTGCATCCAATCACTTTGCAGTGATGCTGAAAGAGAAATGGGATTCGGATCAAGCCTGGAACAACTACTGGGAATCATATCTGCAAGGAACATCTGTTGAATGTTTAAATAGATATCTGGAAGCTGGAAAGGAATATTTCACAAGGAAAG TTCAGCCTGAAGTGTTCATCTCCAGGAGGGAGCCCAGTCGCCAGGACAAGCCATTCGTTCTCTCCTGCCTGGCCACTAGGTTTTATCCTGTAGACATTGAGGTGACCTGGCTAAGGAATGGAGAGGTCATGTCTGAGACCCAATCCTCAGGGGTTCGACCGAACCACGATGGGACCCATCAGATCCAGAAAGAGATTGAGATCAATGCTGGGGATGAGGATCAATATTCCTGTCAAATTGAACACAGCAGCCTGGCAGAGGCCCAGCTCTATCAGTGGG AAATCCGACAAAACAGTGTGGAACATATCTATCTTGTAATTTTGATTGGATTATTGGCTGCAATGGCTGTAATATTCGGAATAATCATCTGGAAAAGGCACTGGAGAG GTTCACCAAGTGGGACCTACACAACAGCTCCCA GTTGA
- the LOC140455476 gene encoding class I histocompatibility antigen, F10 alpha chain-like isoform X5, giving the protein MAETNSHTIMYTIVSGGQDFPEVTGVAVVNGIQTSYFDSDTRRCVPRQQFLADSLSMKFWDDATDLTITHTGLAKENLKSILERTNQTSGIHTLQWIRSVEVSEDGSVKRLMRFGFDGKDFINLESDRMRWIASNHFAVMLKEKWDSDQAWNNYWESYLQGTSVECLNRYLEAGKEYFTRKVQPEVFISRREPSRQDKPFVLSCLATRFYPVDIEVTWLRNGEVMSETQSSGVRPNHDGTHQIQKEIEINAGDEDQYSCQIEHSSLAEAQLYQWEIRQNSVEHIYLVILIGLLAAMAVIFGIIIWKRHWRGSPSGTYTTAPS; this is encoded by the exons AGACTAACTCACACACGATCATGTACACAATTGTCTCAGGGGGACAAGATTTCCCTGAGGTCACTGGTGTTGCGGTGGTCAACGGAATACAAACAAGTTACTTTGACAGTGATACCCGTCGCTGTGTCCCCAGGCAGCAGTTCCTGGCTGATTCACTCAGTATGAAATTCTGGGACGATGCTACAGACTTGACAATCACACACACCGGGCTGGCAAAGGAGAATCTGAAATCTATCTTGGAAAGGACAAATCAGACTTCAG GAATTCACACTCTCCAATGGATACGTTCTGTTGAGGTCAGTGAAGATGGCTCTGTGAAGAGATTGATGAGATTTGGATTTGATGGAAAGGACTTTATTAATTTAGAGTCAGACAGAATGCGATGGATTGCATCCAATCACTTTGCAGTGATGCTGAAAGAGAAATGGGATTCGGATCAAGCCTGGAACAACTACTGGGAATCATATCTGCAAGGAACATCTGTTGAATGTTTAAATAGATATCTGGAAGCTGGAAAGGAATATTTCACAAGGAAAG TTCAGCCTGAAGTGTTCATCTCCAGGAGGGAGCCCAGTCGCCAGGACAAGCCATTCGTTCTCTCCTGCCTGGCCACTAGGTTTTATCCTGTAGACATTGAGGTGACCTGGCTAAGGAATGGAGAGGTCATGTCTGAGACCCAATCCTCAGGGGTTCGACCGAACCACGATGGGACCCATCAGATCCAGAAAGAGATTGAGATCAATGCTGGGGATGAGGATCAATATTCCTGTCAAATTGAACACAGCAGCCTGGCAGAGGCCCAGCTCTATCAGTGGG AAATCCGACAAAACAGTGTGGAACATATCTATCTTGTAATTTTGATTGGATTATTGGCTGCAATGGCTGTAATATTCGGAATAATCATCTGGAAAAGGCACTGGAGAG GTTCACCAAGTGGGACCTACACAACAGCTCCCA GTTGA
- the LOC140455476 gene encoding class I histocompatibility antigen, F10 alpha chain-like isoform X1: MLLILLSISLCFSRVSPETNSHTIMYTIVSGGQDFPEVTGVAVVNGIQTSYFDSDTRRCVPRQQFLADSLSMKFWDDATDLTITHTGLAKENLKSILERTNQTSGIHTLQWIRSVEVSEDGSVKRLMRFGFDGKDFINLESDRMRWIASNHFAVMLKEKWDSDQAWNNYWESYLQGTSVECLNRYLEAGKEYFTRKVQPEVFISRREPSRQDKPFVLSCLATRFYPVDIEVTWLRNGEVMSETQSSGVRPNHDGTHQIQKEIEINAGDEDQYSCQIEHSSLAEAQLYQWEIRQNSVEHIYLVILIGLLAAMAVIFGIIIWKRHWRGSPSGTYTTAPSK; encoded by the exons ATGTTGCTGAtccttctctccatctccctgtgttTTTCCCGGGTCTCTCCCG AGACTAACTCACACACGATCATGTACACAATTGTCTCAGGGGGACAAGATTTCCCTGAGGTCACTGGTGTTGCGGTGGTCAACGGAATACAAACAAGTTACTTTGACAGTGATACCCGTCGCTGTGTCCCCAGGCAGCAGTTCCTGGCTGATTCACTCAGTATGAAATTCTGGGACGATGCTACAGACTTGACAATCACACACACCGGGCTGGCAAAGGAGAATCTGAAATCTATCTTGGAAAGGACAAATCAGACTTCAG GAATTCACACTCTCCAATGGATACGTTCTGTTGAGGTCAGTGAAGATGGCTCTGTGAAGAGATTGATGAGATTTGGATTTGATGGAAAGGACTTTATTAATTTAGAGTCAGACAGAATGCGATGGATTGCATCCAATCACTTTGCAGTGATGCTGAAAGAGAAATGGGATTCGGATCAAGCCTGGAACAACTACTGGGAATCATATCTGCAAGGAACATCTGTTGAATGTTTAAATAGATATCTGGAAGCTGGAAAGGAATATTTCACAAGGAAAG TTCAGCCTGAAGTGTTCATCTCCAGGAGGGAGCCCAGTCGCCAGGACAAGCCATTCGTTCTCTCCTGCCTGGCCACTAGGTTTTATCCTGTAGACATTGAGGTGACCTGGCTAAGGAATGGAGAGGTCATGTCTGAGACCCAATCCTCAGGGGTTCGACCGAACCACGATGGGACCCATCAGATCCAGAAAGAGATTGAGATCAATGCTGGGGATGAGGATCAATATTCCTGTCAAATTGAACACAGCAGCCTGGCAGAGGCCCAGCTCTATCAGTGGG AAATCCGACAAAACAGTGTGGAACATATCTATCTTGTAATTTTGATTGGATTATTGGCTGCAATGGCTGTAATATTCGGAATAATCATCTGGAAAAGGCACTGGAGAG GTTCACCAAGTGGGACCTACACAACAGCTCCCAGTAAGTGA